In the Bos javanicus breed banteng chromosome 4, ARS-OSU_banteng_1.0, whole genome shotgun sequence genome, cagcagcagcactctgtaGCTGCCACCTGTTTGGAGGGATGTGGTCTTAGGAAGGATAgacatgtcattcattcattcaggaacATTTGAATAGTAACTACCATGTGCAATGCATCATACTAGGCTCCAGTGCTGCTCTGTCCAACATAATAGCTGTGAATCACAAGTGTCgacttaaatttaaattaattaattacaatttaaaatttcagtttctagtcaagctagccacatttcaaatgctcaagagtcacatgtggctagtggttaCTATTGAACAGTGCAAATAAAGCTTTTTAGAGGGAAAACTTTCCTTTTGTTGCTCTCCATTTTTTGTACTGGAAATAAAGCATTTCTCTATTCGAATAAAGTTCATTGGATAGCACTGCTCCAAAGTGACAGAGATGTAAAGGGATCAGACTGAGACCTACCATTTGAAAAACTTATTATTATTGTTTGCCTATGGCTGAACAGAGTACATTGTGGTAAGTTCAATCACAGAGTGTcattttaacagatatttattatcAGTCCTTTTGCTGAGCTCTATGGCCATACTGATGGCTAAAAATTGGTCTCTGCCCCATAGTAGCTTACAGTTCAGTGGAGATACGAATAAAATGTCCCAAAGCCTTGAGGGCAGAGCAACTTTCTCTGCCTGGGAAAGTTACAAGAGGAAAACAATTATGTCCATTTTCTTTCGGCTTCTCTATCCATGTACATGCCCCATTTTCTGAGCAACACAGAAAGTACTTTAATAACTGTATTATGTAATAAGCAATTATTATAATTTTGCATTGGCATTCTCAAAGCACTGGCCTCCCTttgctttattttacaaataatccTGAACTATAGGGTGGGAACCGTGACAACTCCCAAATTGGCCTGGCGACATTATTCATAAGGCAGGCAGTTAGACCTCATGCCAGTGACGCTTCTCTTTGTACTCTGCTGCTTAAAGCTGAgagaaccttcctcccatcttctCTTCCCACTACGAGTCAGGTGCAGAAGGCATTTATGTTTAACATGGTCCCAGTGTTCTAAGAGTGGCCAGCGGtgattttttattgaaatttctGAGAGCTGCTATTTTGTGTCTCTTCTCCTTTTTTCATGTGTTATTTAAATTTGCACAAATAATGAAATCATTATATCTTTTAGAGTAAGATAAATCCTCATTTAATTTGAGGGTAGTGGCCGAAAATTAACTGTGTTTTCTGAGATTTATGAAAGAGACATCTATTCACTGGCTGAATTATTGGATGGGGTTGGGGAAGTTCTCCATTGCCCTCAGGGTTAGTGCCAAGCATTTAACCCTAGGTTCTTTCTGACTGGCATGGATATTCCTCTACAGAAAGAAGTTGCCCAGGAGTGAAAGCACAGTACTGTCAAGACACAAGTCCATGTCAAGctgattttttcctttactttagtGACTTGGGGTAGTTCCTTCTAGTTGTACCTGTATTTCTGCCTGTACAATTGGTACTGATGCAATTGGTACTATACTTGTTGCCCTTGCTGTATTTAGAAATCTTTGCAATCTTAATTGTTAAAGAGAAACCAGGCTTTCTAAGCTCTCAGAAAATCTGGATTTATTTCCTGCTCCATCAGTCACTCATAAGTGACCCTAGGTAAGTCATTGGTCCTTGGTGTTTTATTCTTCCCATATGTAAAATGAGACTATGAGGCTACTTCCCTTCCTATCTCATGGGAACATGGAAGACACAGATGTGGAAGAGTTCGGAAGATTATAATTTTACAGATATTTAGGTTATAAGAGGCATTTGGCTAGTTTGCTGGTCATATCCCTATTTCTAATTAGCTTCCCCTTCCTTCCATTACATCTTAAATGGATAACTTTTCAAACCAGCTGACAGTGATGCTGTAGAGACCACTGATAGGTTCAGAATGGACAACTAATGTAGGAGAAGCCTATCTATGATCTAGTATGAGCCAATCAGATGTATGAATATAGAGACAAGAAATGGAAGTCGGACAATGACAGGTTCTTGAAATAAAATGTCAGGTATATTTGGGGCACTTTGACTCAGTCCATTTGATAAGCACTAGAGGAAATACGGTCCATGAAGACAGGCAAGAGGATGGCTCGGATGTATTAAGAAAAATCAAGTGACCCAGAGGCACtggaaagaatgaaattgggtGGTGGATTGAGAGACTGTTTGAAaccctatttcccatgaggttTGGCTCTATTTTagtcatttttcacatttttatttgaagCACAATCTCATGAGATTGGAGACATTATGACTGCTGGTTTAAGAGACTGTAGTTATATGACTTACCCAAGGTCTTATAGCTGTTTGGTTGCAGATTTGGTTACAGTTCCCCGCTTCTGTTCCAGGTTTTTTCTGCTACAGTATGGCTTATTATTCACATTCATTATTGTTTAAGGTTGATGGTGAAAAAACAAGGACTAAAGAAGTTTTTCTAACCCAGTGTAGATACtgaaggctgattttttttttataagttgcTTGAGCAATATTTGACATCATCTCGGATATTTGTCCTAATATCATAACCTCAGTGTTAAATTTGTTTCCTCCTCAGGAATATAAATGACACTCCCAGTTTTTTCCTACTCATCCCACTCAAATTCTcaaattattattcatttctgttAGATCTGGAGTATGAGATTTTACAAggctattatatatttattatgattttGATAGATCTTGTCTGAGTTTTGTCTTTTCAGTTGAGCCTGGATTTTCAAAGAATATTGTTAGGACATATTTGAGTAATAATCACAAAAGCAAGCACCAGTCTTTCATAAGATCTAAGTTGGTataaaagatgtatttatttcACCAAGGCAGAGGTTTTCAAATTTTCTCAGTGATGGGACTGTTTAATCAAGCAAAATATTATGCTGAAAactcatgagaaaaaaattaaaatggaacttGTTTGTTTGAGAGAAAGTATTTGATACTGTTCCTCTTGTCTCTACTTCTAACCCAACCTTGTTCTCTTAGGAAAGCTATCAGTGTTTATGGATTCTATAGTTCTGTGTTCTACAGTTTTAAAGCCATTGTACTGAACCATAAAATTTATtgttagtaattttattttacaaaaaacttattttctcagagaaaaatagcaaaatatcaATTCTGTTGTATCTTAGAGTTGACTTCATTTGGTGCTTCACTGAGCTTCCTTGAAGACAAAGGCCTACCCATCTGTGTcttacttatttttctatttcctacTACACCAAAGAGTTGCTTCCTGctgaaggaataaaataaataactatgtgAACAGATACTTGGATTACAGAGTATATTATTTGCATGACTTTTAACcatttactgtcttttttttaaccttcaagGACACAAAATGCTATTTTAATACTGCCAAATGATGCTCCACTTTAGCATTTTCTCCCAAGATCATAGTGAATTTCTCTATAAAGAAAAGCTTTGGAACTAATAGTTATGGGTATTAAAGTGTTTGGGTAACCTTGAGCATTTAACTATTTAATCCATCTGAGCTTCTGTTTTCTATCTCTAAAACAGAGCAGTGGCAGCCACTTGGCCTAAAGAAGGTCCCATAAGCCATAGGGATGTCATtaggaatatttataaaatgcttagCATGCTGCCTTGTGTgtggcggtggtttagtcacttagtgatgtctgtctctttgtgaccccgtgaactgcagcccaccaggatcctcagtccatcgagttttccagacaaaatactggagtgggttgccatttctttctccatcatgTGTGGTATATGCTCAATAAAGGAAAGGCAACGAGCAAAAGGACAAAATCACAGTGAAAATGCAAAGTCAGTCTCAAGCCAAATTATATCCATCAGTGTGAATATTGTGTTGTGCATTTCACAGAGTACTTACTTGTGTTATGCAGttgatagaaatttattttagagTTGACAGGTAACGAAATCTTACCTTTTCCAAGAGGTTGTGTAATGTGATAAAGAGTTTAAGAAATGTCCTCTCAAGAAGGACTTTGACTGATACCTGGGACAGTTActattttgttaatatttggcatgataataatacaaatgaagtAGAGGAGTAGATTTCTTTGCTGCCCATTCATAGAGTGGCTCAGACTGGCAGCTGTTGCCTTTTTAAATGACCACCTTCTTCCTGCTGAAAGTACTTTCCCTACTTTTTATGCTAGTTTCCACATGTTTTCAGTTGTTCTATTAAAGTACTGGGTAGATTATAGTTTTTTCATTTTGACATAtaaattacttaattttcttttaaaatttattttttaattgaaggataattgctttacagaattttgctgttttctgccaaatatcatcaatcagtcataggtatacatatgtcccctaaTTACTTAGTTTTCTATAGCATCAAATCCtcatttttgttgattttgttcaCTTTCCCCATGTCTAACTCTTCCCACTCCTCTCTGATCACAATAAGAAATCCTCTTTCTTGCATGTAACTTTCTAGCTCTGTGGAAGTTTGAGTGACTCATCACATAGTGGAACTGATGAAGTCAACAGCTGCTGGCAAatcatcttttttcttaataactaTATCAACATGTGTTTTCCATTATTTAAGTAAGAAAAAAGTGTATATCAAATATCCATGGTAGTCCTCATTAGAATTTTCATTTGGGAAACTCATGTTTTGACATATCAAAGTGTTTAAATGGGTACAATAGAGAAAGTTTCAATGGAGGAAaatcatggaggaaaaaaatgaagttgggGAATAAAAACAAATGGCAAGTATGTTTTGATAATGCTGTACTTTACTTCAGAATGGATTAGAAGACCATCTTTAAGACACTATTAGTGGTAAAGCATAAACATGGCACTTTATGCCTTCATAGTCTCCCtttctacccatccatccatcaatccattCATTTACCAAATACTAATTGAATGTCTATTATGATAAAATCTATGCTTCATGGAGTTTATATCCTaaggaagacaaagacaaaatattgtaaacagacaaaataatttcttaatatgGCACATGCAGTGAAGAAAATAGGCAAGAGGCTAAGATAGTGACTAAGACAGGAGGACTTGCTTCAGATATGGAAGACCACTCTGAGCAGTAATATTGAGGCTGAGACTTAAAGGAGGAGCAGGTAGCAAAGTAGAGAGGAAGGTGTAAGAGCATTCCAGTCAGAGTGAACAGCTGTGCAAAGTCCTGTGACCAGATAGGACTTCCCATGCCCTTGGGAATGGAAGATCAGTGTATCTAGAGCACAGATAGTAAGAGGAGGTGGTGGTATGAGCTAAGATGGAAGATATAATTAGGGTCTAGGTCATGTAAGACTTTGTGGGTCTTAGATTTTATACTGAATACAGTAAGCTACTGGAGGTTTTTaagctgtgtgtatgtatgtgtgtacgaCAGTTGTGTTTCTGTATCACAAAATGACCAAATGAGTTAGATTAAGGGGCAAGagtaaaaacataaaaactaGCTAGGATAGTTCAGGATTTAAATAATGGTTGCTTACACTGAGGTAGTGACAGTGAAAACGAAGCAAGAGTTCAAAAGCAAGATAATAGTGAAGATGGAACTTCTTCACAGAATCCAGTGAATTAATGATAAAAGGgaaaccatcctaaagaaaaaattGCTCATGATACATAAAtgatacatgatatttgtctttctctgtctgacttagctcgcttagtatgatattctctaggtccaccccTGTTGCCgcaaatgggattatttcattctctttttttttttttcagacacagcagtaaattaatttatttaaagaaattttattttatatgtgagTATAgttgctgtggtgttggagaagactcttgagagtcccttggactgcaaggagatccagccagtccattctaaaggagatcagcccttggatttctttggaaggaatgatgctaaagctgaaactccagtactttggccacctcatgcgaaaagttgactcattggaaaagactctgatgctgggaggggttgggagcaggaggagaaggggaggacagaggatgagatggctggatggcatcactgactcaatggacgtgagtctgagtgaactccgggagttggagatggacagggaggcctggcgtgctgtgattcatgaggttgcagagtcgggcacgactgagcaactgatctgatctgatctgatagttgattaacaatgttttgttagtttcaagtgtatagcaaagtgattcagttatacacatgtgtgtgcgtgttagtcactcggtcgtgtacAACtgtttgcgacaccatggactgtagccagccaggctctcctgtccgtAGAAAtctccaagcatgaatactggagtgggtagccattccctcctccaggggatcttcccaacccaggggtcaaacttgggtCTTTTGcatgccaggcagattctttactgtctgaaccaccagagaaacacagttatacatataccagtatctgttctttttcaaatctttttcccatttagatttttaaagaatattgagcataattccctgtgatatacagggaattgttggctatctgttttaaatataacaaaGTGTACATATCAATATGGCTTTCattgtgtgtatttatatgtcttcttttttcctttatccatttttttctgttgatggacatttaggtagcTTTCACATCtctgcaattataaataatgttgctatgaacattgggatgtgtgtatctttccaagttagtgtttttgtttttcttcgaTGTTTACACaatagtggaattgctagatcatatggtagttctctttttaattttttgtgaaaccttcatactattttccacagtggttgtaccaatttcccaccaacagtgaaggtGGGTTCCCTTTTTTCATATCTTCTCcgacatttgttatttgtgtacattttgataatagccattctgacagataggaggtgatatctcactatggttttgatttgcatttccttaatgattagtgatgtcaagcatcttcatatgtctgttggccatctgcatttcctcttcagaaaaatatttattcaaatcttctatgtatttttcaattgagttatttttttgatgttgagttgtatattttgaatattaacttatcagtcatatcatttgcaaatattttcttcccttcagttggctgtctttttattttgtcgaaggttcctttgttgtgcaaaagcttttctttAAAGTCACTTCATTGATTTTGCTTGAATTGGTGGAATAACTTTGGCCAAGTAATGACATCTTGCCATGGTCAAAAGCAGGTCTTTATACTGCATACTAGAAATGGATTTGCTGGATAAACACAAATACCAGGCTGCATTACTAAATAATGAGCTTCAGTGCATGCTTGAGAGCCAAGCAAGAGGGACTCTGTAAACCACATGAAAGGAGTTTCAGGGCAAAGAAGTTAGAAGATTcctttacaaaattttatttggaagttgtaatgattaattttataaaagtgtCAAATTGACTGGAGcgtccagatatttggtcaaacttTATTCTGGGTGTTTTCATGAGGATAATTCTTGGAtggaattaacatttaaattggtagactgagtaaagcagattgccctctctAACATGGGTGGGCCTCAGCCAATCAGTTGAAGGACCAAACAGAACCAAAGAGCTGATCTTTTGTGTAGGACAGAATTGCTCCTGCCTGACTTCCTTTGAACTGGAACACTGGATTTGTCCTGCCTTTGAACTCAAACTGAAACATAGGCTTTTCGTGGGTTTCAACCTGCCAGCTTTTGGACTGGAACTGTCCCATCAGTTTTCCTGTAGCTTGTTGACTCACCTGCAGACCTTGAGACTTTTTAGCCTTAACTTGTGTGGACCAATTTCTTactcctctctcttcctgtaCTTTCCTTATATACTCACATgggtatatttcatatatatatgtatgtgtgtgtgtgtgtgtgtgtgtatatcctattggcttctctggagaaccctgactaatacagaaTATCTTAATGTAAACTTAGCCAAAGCCAAAATAAATTACTTCTGAAATGTACATCTTAAAAAATTCCAGTTAAGAAATGGCAAAGAGTCAAAGTATAACTGCCTCCCTGAATGTGTCAAATACCAATAGAGAAAGTTACCAATCACATAAAGTTGTTAGTGGCTCAAATTAGGTGACAAGTAACAAAATATTGATTAAACTGctaaacaaatacttattaattatAACTTTTATCTGAAGTAACTTATGAATGGTGATGACCTTAGAAGAAAGATCCCAACTAAATGACTTTTTAATAGTTGAAAAATGGAAGACCACCACCCCCTAAAACATACTCCAATAATGTACAGACTCTATGTACAtgcacttcacacacacacacacaccacactacAGAAATCAACACATGCAGGCCTGTTttggggaaaaataataaatctgaCTATTTAactgttaaacatttttattgtgtAGACTTATTACAGGACATGCAAGataaaaaaagtgtaaaatatcAGTAAGCATATAAAAATTTCAGCAGTCTTTTGGACCAGCACTTGATTTGCACAAGGGAATAAGCATCTATATAGAACAGACATGTCTTGGGATACACAGTTTACAGATTGAATCACAAAACAATTTCCCAAGTGATTTTCCtcatataaagataaaaaaacttttcacttaaaaattattcagtATAGTACATTTTCAGTTATGTacacagtttaaaagtaaaactatGTCCATGCCAGTGTCTGTTTTAAtgcagaaaacctaaatagataACAGGCTGGCGATTAAAGTGCCAGGAAAACTGgaagaggcaaaaaaagaaaccaagcaGAATTCCAACAGGtgtatggaaataaaagcatAACTGAAGGTTAAAAATAAAGTCCCCCAGGGAAGAATCTTACTATGAGCAGGAGGAATAAAAAGCTTTTGGATGTACCAGGCAGCTTTCTGTATGACTCAGGTTTACAGGTAAAATTCCTCAGTTTGAATTCAGAAGAATTTGAATTTATTCCAGCAAAATTACCTCCATCTTTTATTACTGCCTCCTCCCCCATCTTCTCTCTGAGCAAAGTGACGCTTGGCTTAAGTCCAAAGCTcgtggcagggggaggggccatGTGTCACAGCATAACAGGCAGTTGCAAGTGCTTTAATTTGAAGGGGTCACATTTGCAACAACTCTGACAGTCTCACACAATGGCCTCCATTTTATGAGCCCTTCCCCGGAGGCCCACTGATCAGCTGAAAAGGGAACACAATGTTCAGCCACTAAACCACCCCGGTGATGGATTAGTTTGGAGTCAGGAAAGCGTGATTATTCTTGAAAATAAACGAAGCTGAATAGACATGCTGACCTCATTCAGCTAGTGAGAGGCAGGGAAAGTTGGCTTCCACTTCTGCCAGCCCAGAGGGCTTGGCCCCATTTATTCACCTTAATTCATTTAATGGGGCTGATGTGGACCATACCCCATATGGATAAATATGTTGTGTGATCAAGTACAGACATGAACTTCATCTGATCCCATATCTTGGAGTCAGAAATAAGTGTGAAGAACTAGGTAATGGATTTTTCTAATTTTGGTCTTCAGGAAGGCTGCTGACCTAATAAATGTTGATGAGGTGGAccctattttaaaaggaaaacctgGAGAACAGGAAGGCACTTAGGTGTCATCATCTATGTAACAAATATCCAGGCATACAAGTATCTATCACAGGTTAAAACTTCAAGAAAGTAAGGCAATAGATCATGTGCAGATTATGTTTTCTAACTTGATGAATATCGCTAGATCCCATTGAATCATTACAGTGAATGGCAGCAATTCACTAAACACTTCAGAGGGAAGAGTTTGCTTAAAACTGCCCACATATCTGTACACTCAGTGACAATAGCCTGGAATACTTGAATACTTCCCTTACCATAAAATGATCGACATTTTAGAACAGGCAGTTGAGGTTgttagttctttttttcctcctcagttCTTCATATTTCTCTCAAGTTATCTTTTAACAATAGGTTCATATCTCAGCCAATAGGACAATGatccaaatgaaagaaaaatattttaaatgggttTTAAAAGTTCAGACAACCCCCAACACAGACAACCCAATAgctcagaggagaaaaataatagttaTGAAGACTGAGAGAGTGATATCTTTGTTCTGAACCAGGAAATTCATTCATATGCTGTTGCTATACTAGCAACTTGAAATTGGCACTGAGaaaattaaaagggaagaaagaatcaTATATACTTCTATCCTTGAAatgtcatttatatttctttctgcgTGTTGATGCGGATATTGCTGAATATTTTGCCAATAGCCTCAAACAGCGGGTCACAGAAGGTGTGGACGTAGATGGAATAGACACGGCTGATGCACTGAATCTCAATCAGGAAACTCTTAATGCATGGTACAACTGCCCAGATGTGCAGGAAAGAGAGAATGGCAAAGTAAATGCCCCAGATGAGTGCCATTGGGATGCCAAAGAGGGCAGACAGCAAACGGTAAAACCAGTACTTTGTCACAGTGAAGGTGGTGAAGCTGGCCTTCCAGATGCCGTCGAAACTGTGTGTTCCTTCTGGTTCTGCAATCACATCTTCAAAATCAATCTGAAAAGAAGAAGTGACAGAACATGAGCTTGaaatagaagaaacaagaaaaaacccATTTCTGagtatgcataaatatatattagcTTTTATGTACAGATTCTGTGTAAAATGCTTAAAGGCACCCAGCAGCATCAGCCTCACTCGGAATATGTGGGAAATGCAGATTTGGGCTCCACCCAGACCTCTAGGGGTAATGTCAAGGTGGATTTCTAACATGTTCTCTGGGTGTTTCTTCGCTATGTGAACGGTTAAGAACTGCTGCTCTAGGGAAAACTAAAGGGATATGATAAAATTCTTGCCTTCAAGTAAAGCCCAGCAATATGGATAAGTATACTAGGCATTCAGTAAAATGTAGATAACATGATCTAAGTTAACTGCATTCCAAGACAACTACACAAACAGTGTTAAGAGGTAGTTAGTTCatatgtgctaaatcacttcagtcgtatctgactctttgtgaccctatgggctgtagcccaccaggctcctctgtccatgggtttctccaggcaagaaaatgagtgagttgccatgacctcctccaggggatcttcctgatccagggatcgaacctacatcttacatcttctgcattggcaggtggggtctttaccactagccccacctgggaagcagttCATGACTGATTGTCAACTCTCCAACACTCAGCTGGTAGAATATCTTCAGGAAATTAGATCATTGTGGGCTCTGAGGATTTAAGAAATCTTCATTGTGTGACGGGATTTGAGCAGGGATTGGAAAATGGGGTATGGcttggaaaggaaggaagaagggatctGGAAAATGCTGTGATCAAGGCCCCAGGACAACGAAGGATGATGCAGTGAGTGTCACAGATAGATAGACCTGTGTGGCCATGGCTGAAaagaaaggttgagggcagactCAGTTTTACTTTATATGAAGTGGTgatgggggcggtgggggggtgagggggtggtgtCTGTTGAAGATGTTGGAGCAGAGGAATGCAGCCACAATCCAATTCAGTCATTTACCAACATGAATTTGATAGCAGTGTCTAGGctaggggaaaaggaaaagagactcAAGGAAGAAAGATTCTTGCAGTATCCCAAGTTTGAGATGGCAGGGCCAAAACTGTAATAGTGAccatgaaaaaagagaagaatgaatttCAGGGATGTTAAAGGAAGAGTGCCCAGGACTTGGTTACTTTAAGgataaggagagagaaaagccTAGGATGAACTTTGAGCTTCAGGTCTGCCTGCCAGAGAGAGTTGggcatgcatgccaagttgcttcagttgagtccgactctttgcacccctatggatcatagcccgccaggctcctctgtccatgggattcttcaggcaagagtactggagcttgtCTGGACTGCTGCTTAATCTTGAGCTTTAAGGATTAaagccatgccctctttcaggggatcttcctgacccagggatcgaatctgcgtctcatatctcctgcactgataggcagattctttaccactagcaccacctgtgaggCCCATTACAGGTTGAATTTGTCTTTATTCAAAACTTTTactgtttcttcaatttaaaaactaaGTTCTCTCTTAACATTTTCTTAACTGCCTTCCTAATTTTCTTCTTGCTGTTAATGTCACCTCTGCTctctctaggggcttcccaggcagtgctagtggtaaagaaccatttGCCAGtgtagaagacataagagatgtgcgttcaattcctgggtcaggaagatccactgaaggaaatcagggcaacccactccagtattcttgcctggagaatctcatagacagaggagcctggcaggcaatggTCCATAGGggtgcaaggagttggacaccactgaagcaacttagcagcagaagcaacacCTGTACTAGTCCCTTTTGGTGGCCActagaaaataatcaaattaGTTTGTAGTCATGTAGCAGTTAACTAAGTGCTTCTACATGTATTGTCTCCATGTGACCTAGGGTTTCAAACCAATCTGGGAAGGTAGGTtgtcattttacaaaagaagataCATAGATTCAGAGACATAATGGTGGCTTGCTAAAGTCAAACACAGCAGAGGTGGGGACAGGATGCAAGCCTAGCCCCTTTCCCAATAGCATTCTTTCCCACAGAATTAATTTGCAGGAGCTTTTATCCATCTGGAAGGATTATATACACTAAAGCATGGGGTAACAAAATTACCACCAGAAGTGTAGGACAGAGCCAGTTTAACTGCGGAGTGGTGGCAGCTATAtgaaggatatatgtatatatccttatatataaatatataaaccatATATATTATGTGGTTTGAAATATAAACACATTGATGACTGCCAGAAGCAatccagtggcaccccactccagtactcttgcctggaaaatcccatggatggaggagcctggaaggctgcagtccatggggtcgctgagggttggacatgaccaagcgacttcactctcacttttcactttcatgcattggagaaggaaatggcaactcagtccagtgttcttgcctggagaatcccagggacgggggagcctggtgggctgctgtctatgggttgcacagagttggacacgactgacacaatttagcagcagcagcagcaatccacgCAAGCTCAGGATTAAGGAATGAGGACTTATGTGACTC is a window encoding:
- the CAV1 gene encoding caveolin-1 isoform X2, giving the protein MAEEMNEKQVYDAHTKEIDLVNRDPKHLNDDVVKIDFEDVIAEPEGTHSFDGIWKASFTTFTVTKYWFYRLLSALFGIPMALIWGIYFAILSFLHIWAVVPCIKSFLIEIQCISRVYSIYVHTFCDPLFEAIGKIFSNIRINTQKEI
- the CAV1 gene encoding caveolin-1 isoform X1; translation: MSGGKYVDSEGHLYTVPIREQGNIYKPNNKAMAEEMNEKQVYDAHTKEIDLVNRDPKHLNDDVVKIDFEDVIAEPEGTHSFDGIWKASFTTFTVTKYWFYRLLSALFGIPMALIWGIYFAILSFLHIWAVVPCIKSFLIEIQCISRVYSIYVHTFCDPLFEAIGKIFSNIRINTQKEI